A genome region from Pseudomonas sp. S06B 330 includes the following:
- a CDS encoding DUF2474 domain-containing protein produces the protein MTGKPTFDEEKKPLWKRLGWLVVIWAGSVVALGIVAWLMRMFMAAAGLSTH, from the coding sequence ATGACTGGCAAACCAACCTTCGATGAAGAGAAAAAACCGCTCTGGAAACGGCTGGGCTGGCTGGTGGTGATCTGGGCCGGGAGCGTGGTGGCCCTGGGGATTGTTGCCTGGCTGATGCGCATGTTTATGGCTGCAGCCGGTCTGAGCACCCACTAA
- the cydB gene encoding cytochrome d ubiquinol oxidase subunit II, producing MGIDLPLIWAVIIIFGIMMYVVMDGFDLGIGILFPFVKAEQDRDVMMNTVAPVWDGNETWLVLGGAALFGAFPLAYAVVLSALYLPLMLMLIGLIFRGVAFEFRFKAKADKRHLWDKAFIGGSLAATFFQGVALGAFIEGFKVVDRSYAGGSLDWLTPFSLFCGLGLIVAYALLGCTWLIMKTEGKLQLQMHDLARPLALVLLAVTGIVSIWTPLAHPDIATRWFSLPNLFWFLPVPILVLVTLYGLLRAVARNAHYTPFLLTLVLIFLGYSGLGISLWPNIIPPSISIWDAAAPPQSQGFMLVGTLFIIPFILGYTFWSYYVFRGKVTHEDGYH from the coding sequence ATGGGTATTGATCTTCCACTGATCTGGGCCGTGATCATCATTTTCGGCATCATGATGTACGTGGTCATGGACGGCTTCGACCTGGGGATTGGCATTCTCTTCCCCTTCGTCAAGGCTGAGCAGGACCGTGACGTGATGATGAACACCGTCGCACCGGTCTGGGACGGCAACGAAACCTGGTTGGTACTTGGTGGCGCTGCACTGTTCGGTGCTTTCCCGCTGGCCTATGCGGTAGTGCTGTCTGCGTTATACCTGCCGTTGATGCTGATGCTGATTGGGCTGATCTTCCGCGGCGTGGCCTTCGAGTTTCGCTTCAAGGCCAAGGCCGACAAGCGTCATCTTTGGGACAAGGCGTTCATCGGTGGCTCACTGGCTGCCACCTTCTTCCAGGGTGTGGCGCTGGGCGCCTTTATCGAAGGCTTCAAGGTAGTCGACCGCAGCTATGCCGGTGGCTCCCTGGACTGGCTGACACCGTTTAGCTTGTTCTGCGGCCTGGGCTTGATCGTTGCCTACGCCTTGCTTGGCTGCACCTGGCTGATCATGAAAACCGAAGGCAAGTTGCAACTGCAAATGCATGACTTGGCCCGTCCGTTGGCCTTGGTGTTGCTGGCGGTTACCGGCATTGTCAGCATCTGGACGCCGTTGGCGCATCCCGACATCGCCACGCGTTGGTTTAGCCTGCCGAATCTGTTCTGGTTCCTGCCCGTGCCGATTCTTGTGCTGGTGACGCTTTACGGATTACTGCGGGCCGTTGCACGCAATGCACACTACACGCCGTTCCTGTTGACGCTGGTGCTGATCTTCCTCGGCTACAGCGGCCTGGGTATCAGTCTGTGGCCAAACATCATCCCGCCATCGATCTCGATCTGGGATGCGGCGGCGCCACCACAGAGCCAGGGTTTTATGCTGGTGGGGACGTTGTTTATCATCCCGTTCATTCTTGGTTACACCTTCTGGAGTTATTACGTGTTCCGCGGCAAGGTGACCCACGAAGATGGCTACCACTAG
- a CDS encoding cytochrome ubiquinol oxidase subunit I → MFGLEALDLARIQFAFTVSFHILFPAITIGLASYLAVLEGLWLKTNNSVYRDLYHFWSKIFAVNFGMGVVSGLVMAYQFGTNWSKFSDFAGSITGPLLTYEVLTAFFLEAGFLGVMLFGWNRVGRGLHFFATVMVAIGTIISTFWILASNSWMQTPQGYEIVNGVVIPVDWFAVIFNPSFPYRLAHMATAAFVATAFFVGASAAWHLLRGRDNPAIRKMLSMAMWMALIVAPIQAVIGDFHGLNTLKHQPVKIAAIEGHWENVPGEATPLILFGIPDMEAETTRYKLEIPALGSLILTHSLDKQVPAMKEFPKEDRPNSTVVFWSFRVMVGLGMLMILVGLWSLWLRKGDKLYSSRPFLYLTLWMGPSGLIAILAGWFTTEIGRQPWVVYGLMRTADGVSNHSYTQLGVTLVMFVVVYFALFGAGLGYMMRLVRKGPKTGEGDETNPGGPGQKRTPARPLSAADDDHDDGEHASLSKGN, encoded by the coding sequence ATGTTCGGATTAGAGGCTCTAGATCTCGCCCGAATTCAGTTCGCGTTTACCGTGTCCTTTCACATCCTGTTCCCGGCCATCACCATTGGTCTGGCGAGTTACCTGGCGGTGCTCGAAGGCTTGTGGCTAAAAACCAACAACAGTGTCTACCGTGACCTTTACCATTTCTGGTCGAAGATCTTTGCCGTCAACTTCGGCATGGGTGTGGTATCCGGGTTGGTCATGGCCTATCAATTCGGCACCAACTGGAGCAAATTCTCCGATTTTGCCGGCTCCATCACCGGGCCGCTACTGACCTATGAAGTGCTCACAGCCTTCTTCCTTGAGGCGGGCTTTCTCGGCGTCATGCTGTTTGGCTGGAACCGTGTCGGTCGTGGCCTGCACTTCTTCGCCACAGTCATGGTGGCCATCGGTACGATCATTTCGACCTTCTGGATTCTGGCCTCCAACAGTTGGATGCAGACCCCGCAAGGCTACGAGATCGTCAACGGCGTGGTGATTCCGGTGGACTGGTTCGCGGTAATCTTCAACCCGTCGTTCCCGTACCGACTGGCGCACATGGCCACTGCCGCATTTGTGGCCACCGCGTTCTTCGTCGGCGCCTCGGCTGCCTGGCACCTGCTGCGTGGCCGGGATAACCCGGCAATCCGCAAGATGCTCTCGATGGCGATGTGGATGGCCCTGATCGTCGCGCCAATCCAGGCGGTGATTGGTGACTTCCATGGCTTGAACACGCTCAAGCACCAGCCGGTGAAAATTGCCGCGATCGAAGGCCACTGGGAAAACGTGCCAGGTGAGGCGACGCCGTTAATCCTCTTCGGCATTCCCGACATGGAAGCCGAAACCACTCGTTACAAGCTGGAAATTCCAGCGCTGGGCAGCCTCATCCTGACCCACAGCCTGGACAAGCAAGTCCCGGCAATGAAGGAATTCCCGAAGGAAGACCGGCCAAATTCCACCGTGGTGTTCTGGTCGTTCCGGGTCATGGTGGGCCTGGGGATGCTGATGATCTTGGTGGGTCTGTGGAGCCTATGGCTGCGCAAGGGTGACAAGCTCTACAGCTCGCGGCCGTTCCTTTACCTGACCCTGTGGATGGGGCCGTCCGGCCTGATCGCGATTCTCGCAGGTTGGTTCACCACTGAGATCGGTCGCCAGCCTTGGGTGGTCTACGGCCTTATGCGCACTGCCGACGGGGTTTCGAATCACAGCTACACCCAGCTGGGCGTGACCCTGGTGATGTTCGTGGTGGTCTATTTCGCTCTGTTCGGTGCGGGCCTGGGCTACATGATGCGCCTGGTACGCAAGGGGCCAAAAACGGGTGAAGGTGATGAAACCAACCCTGGTGGTCCTGGCCAGAAACGCACGCCAGCGCGGCCGCTGTCGGCTGCTGATGACGATCATGATGATGGCGAGCACGCCAGCCTGAGCAAGGGGAACTGA
- a CDS encoding MFS transporter, translating to MSEHPPLLLRHHRPFLAFWLARVCTASGFQMLTVAIGWHLYQLTGNVLDLGLVGLVEFAPRVLFMLHTGHVADRYDRRRVAALCQSAQALIALALVIASSTSNVSRELIFILAFLLGSTRSFEMPATQALLPNVVPAALFPRAVAASASAMQAATIVAPAVGGFLYAFGSIWVYAPTVLLYVIACLLTLSLSVRPQRPQQGRASLESLLAGIRFIRSRPDILGAISLDLFAVLLGGATALLPVFAKDILLTGPWGLGLLRSAPAVGALLMSLWLARFPVERKVGRVMFTAVAIFGVATIAFGLSTSFWFSLAVLAVLGAADMISMVIRGAFVQLETPDEMRGRVSAVNGLFIGASNQLGEFESGVTAHWFGTVPAVVLGGVGTLVVTGVWIKLFPSLAGRDHMHSRLRD from the coding sequence ATGTCAGAACATCCGCCGCTGCTGTTGCGCCACCACCGCCCTTTCCTTGCGTTCTGGCTGGCGCGTGTCTGCACCGCCAGCGGCTTCCAGATGCTCACCGTGGCCATCGGCTGGCACCTGTATCAGTTGACCGGCAACGTCCTCGATCTTGGCTTGGTCGGTCTTGTGGAGTTCGCCCCGCGGGTGCTGTTCATGCTGCACACTGGGCACGTCGCCGACCGCTATGATCGGCGCCGCGTCGCCGCCCTGTGCCAGAGTGCTCAGGCCCTGATCGCCCTGGCCTTGGTAATCGCCAGCAGCACCAGCAATGTCAGCCGCGAATTGATCTTCATCCTCGCCTTCCTATTGGGCAGCACTCGCTCCTTCGAAATGCCCGCGACCCAAGCGCTGCTGCCTAACGTGGTGCCCGCCGCGCTGTTCCCCCGTGCAGTGGCGGCCTCAGCCTCGGCCATGCAAGCGGCAACCATTGTTGCGCCGGCGGTTGGCGGATTTCTTTATGCGTTCGGCAGTATCTGGGTCTACGCACCGACCGTGTTGTTGTACGTGATCGCCTGCCTGTTGACCCTGAGCCTTAGCGTACGTCCCCAGCGCCCGCAACAGGGGCGCGCCAGCCTGGAGTCGCTACTGGCCGGAATCCGCTTTATCCGCAGCCGCCCGGACATCCTCGGCGCCATTTCCCTGGACTTGTTCGCGGTACTGCTGGGCGGCGCCACGGCACTGTTGCCAGTGTTTGCCAAAGACATCTTGCTTACCGGCCCTTGGGGCCTGGGATTGTTGCGTTCGGCGCCAGCGGTGGGGGCGTTGTTGATGTCGCTATGGCTGGCGCGCTTCCCGGTGGAGCGCAAGGTGGGACGGGTGATGTTCACCGCAGTGGCCATCTTTGGCGTAGCGACGATTGCCTTTGGCTTGTCGACATCGTTCTGGTTCTCGCTGGCGGTGCTGGCGGTGCTGGGAGCAGCCGACATGATCAGTATGGTAATTCGCGGCGCTTTCGTGCAGCTGGAAACCCCGGATGAGATGCGCGGCCGGGTCAGCGCCGTGAATGGGTTATTCATCGGCGCCTCCAACCAGCTGGGTGAGTTCGAGTCAGGGGTGACCGCCCATTGGTTTGGTACGGTACCGGCGGTGGTGCTGGGCGGGGTGGGGACGCTGGTGGTGACCGGGGTGTGGATCAAGCTGTTTCCGAGCTTGGCGGGACGCGATCATATGCACAGTCGGCTGCGGGACTGA
- a CDS encoding DJ-1 family glyoxalase III, protein MTHRALIVVAEGVDALQSAILIDVLRRAEIEVVVASIEGRRMLTCARGMRLTADGMLVDILAQPFDLIVLPGGEQAAKHMAAHQPLAQRLAEQAKRGGFFAAIAESPALALQAFGVLRQRRMTCHPDVSQLLSGCSFVDQPVVVDGNCITAQSSGAALEFALMLVEQVAGRTVRNRVAGQLRV, encoded by the coding sequence ATGACCCATAGAGCCCTGATCGTAGTCGCCGAAGGCGTGGATGCCCTGCAGAGCGCGATTCTGATCGACGTGCTGCGACGCGCTGAAATAGAGGTAGTCGTTGCCAGTATCGAGGGCCGCCGTATGCTGACCTGTGCCCGCGGCATGCGCTTGACCGCCGACGGTATGTTGGTCGACATACTGGCCCAGCCATTCGACCTGATTGTGTTGCCGGGTGGTGAACAGGCCGCCAAGCACATGGCTGCCCATCAGCCGCTGGCGCAACGGCTCGCAGAGCAGGCCAAGAGAGGCGGTTTTTTTGCTGCCATTGCCGAGTCTCCCGCGCTGGCGTTGCAGGCCTTTGGCGTACTGCGCCAGCGGCGCATGACCTGTCACCCGGACGTCAGCCAGTTGCTATCCGGATGCAGTTTTGTTGATCAGCCGGTGGTGGTGGATGGCAATTGCATCACCGCGCAAAGCTCGGGAGCGGCGTTGGAGTTCGCCTTGATGCTGGTAGAGCAGGTGGCGGGCCGGACGGTGCGTAACCGGGTGGCAGGGCAGTTGAGGGTCTGA
- a CDS encoding GNAT family N-acetyltransferase: MQLTDYRDLSQTQRDQLIDIEVHPEQRRFAGDISSALYILLSVDSDDMRGVVVLLDSVPQAFLLLQRGAFLSAWAEADAAMLSALQVDRRQQGQGLGRFCMTALPSLVRTVWPDVGRLQLSVDLDNHAALAFYQATGWTYTGDGYRARRGFERQMTLLL, translated from the coding sequence GTGCAGTTGACTGACTACCGCGACCTGAGCCAGACGCAGCGCGACCAGCTGATAGACATCGAGGTGCACCCCGAGCAACGGCGTTTTGCCGGGGACATTTCCAGTGCGCTGTATATCTTGCTGAGTGTCGACAGTGATGACATGCGTGGTGTGGTGGTGTTGCTGGACAGCGTACCGCAGGCGTTCCTGCTGCTTCAGCGCGGCGCGTTTCTGTCGGCCTGGGCCGAGGCTGATGCAGCCATGCTGAGCGCTTTGCAGGTTGATCGACGACAACAAGGGCAAGGGCTGGGGCGATTTTGCATGACCGCCTTGCCGAGCCTGGTGCGCACTGTGTGGCCAGATGTAGGGCGTCTTCAGTTGTCAGTGGATCTGGACAACCATGCGGCCCTTGCTTTTTACCAGGCCACAGGCTGGACCTACACGGGTGATGGATACCGCGCCCGCAGGGGCTTCGAGCGTCAGATGACCCTGCTGCTGTGA
- a CDS encoding NCS2 family permease produces MLERLFQLKAHNTNVRTEILAGVTTFLAMAYILFVNPSILGETGMDKGALFVATCLAAAIGSTTMGLIANYPIALAPGMGLNAFFTYTVVLHMGHTWQVALGAVFISAVLFFLLSIFRIREWIVNSIPLPLRSAIAAGIGLFLALIALHNAGIVVDNQATLVGLGDLKQPAPILATLGFFLIVALEALKVRGAVLIGILVVTVASIGLGFTPFAGVVSMPPSLAPTFLQLDIKGALDVGLISVIFAFLFVDLFDNSGTLIGVAKRAGLMRKDGHMPKMGRALIADSTAAMAGSLLGTSTTTSYIESAAGVSAGGRTGLTAIVVAILFLLALFFAPLAGSVPAFATAPALLFVAVLMASGLAEINWDDVTEAAPVVITALAMPLTYSIANGIAFGFISWTAIKLISGRRGDLNPALVILSILFVIKLGWYNA; encoded by the coding sequence ATGCTGGAAAGGCTGTTTCAACTAAAGGCACACAACACCAATGTCCGCACCGAAATACTCGCGGGCGTGACCACCTTCCTGGCCATGGCCTATATCCTGTTCGTCAACCCGAGCATTCTCGGCGAAACCGGCATGGACAAGGGCGCGCTGTTCGTCGCCACCTGCTTGGCAGCGGCCATCGGCTCGACGACCATGGGCCTGATCGCCAACTACCCGATTGCCCTGGCACCCGGCATGGGCCTCAACGCCTTCTTCACCTACACCGTGGTCCTGCATATGGGCCACACCTGGCAGGTGGCTCTGGGCGCGGTATTCATTTCGGCCGTGTTGTTCTTCCTGCTGTCGATCTTTCGCATCCGTGAATGGATCGTCAACAGCATTCCGTTGCCACTGCGCTCGGCCATCGCTGCCGGTATCGGCCTGTTCCTGGCGCTGATTGCCCTGCACAATGCCGGTATCGTTGTGGATAACCAAGCGACCCTGGTGGGCCTGGGCGACCTCAAGCAACCCGCACCGATCCTCGCCACCCTGGGCTTCTTCCTGATTGTTGCCCTGGAAGCGCTGAAAGTACGTGGTGCGGTCCTGATCGGCATCCTGGTGGTGACCGTCGCCTCGATCGGCCTGGGCTTTACTCCATTCGCCGGCGTGGTCTCGATGCCACCGTCGCTGGCCCCAACCTTCCTGCAGCTGGACATCAAGGGTGCCCTGGATGTCGGTCTGATCAGCGTGATCTTCGCCTTCCTGTTCGTTGACCTGTTCGACAACTCCGGCACCCTCATCGGCGTGGCCAAACGTGCCGGCCTGATGCGCAAGGACGGCCATATGCCGAAGATGGGCCGCGCCCTGATCGCCGACAGTACCGCTGCGATGGCCGGTTCCCTGCTGGGCACCTCGACCACCACCAGCTACATCGAATCGGCAGCAGGCGTGAGTGCTGGTGGGCGCACTGGCCTGACCGCAATCGTGGTTGCCATCCTGTTCCTGCTGGCGCTGTTCTTTGCGCCGCTGGCCGGTAGCGTGCCAGCCTTCGCCACTGCGCCAGCGCTGCTGTTCGTCGCCGTGTTGATGGCCTCGGGCCTGGCTGAAATAAACTGGGACGACGTCACCGAAGCCGCCCCGGTAGTGATCACTGCCCTGGCGATGCCGCTGACCTACTCGATCGCCAACGGCATCGCTTTCGGTTTCATTTCCTGGACCGCGATCAAACTGATCTCCGGCCGCCGCGGTGACCTGAACCCGGCGCTGGTGATCCTGTCGATCCTGTTCGTCATCAAGTTGGGTTGGTACAACGCATGA
- the trmA gene encoding tRNA (uridine(54)-C5)-methyltransferase TrmA: MSAVFDPSTYTQQLDAKAARLRELLAPFDAPDPALFDSPREHYRLRAEFRLWRENEQRFYAMFAPGEKHTPILIEDFPIASLRINQLMPQLKAAWQASSALSFKLFQVEFLTTLAGDAMITLCYHRPLDEHWEAAAQQLAKDLDVSIIGRSKGKRVVIGRDYAVEELQIAGRTFRYRQPEGAFTQPNGAVNQKMLNWAYEALGERQDDLLELYCGNGNFTLPLATRVRKVLATEISKTSVNAALHNLDDNAVDNVRLVRLSAEELTEALNEVRPFRRLEGIDLKSYQFGSVFVDPPRAGMDPDTCELTRRFDNILYISCNPETLAANIAQLHDTHRIERCALFDQFPYTHHMESGVLLVRR; this comes from the coding sequence ATGAGTGCTGTCTTCGACCCTTCGACCTACACCCAACAGCTCGACGCCAAGGCTGCACGCCTGCGTGAGCTGTTGGCGCCTTTCGATGCCCCGGATCCTGCGCTGTTCGACTCGCCACGTGAGCACTACCGCCTGCGTGCCGAGTTCCGGCTGTGGCGTGAGAACGAACAGCGCTTCTACGCAATGTTCGCCCCGGGCGAGAAACACACGCCGATTCTGATCGAAGACTTTCCCATCGCAAGCCTGCGCATCAATCAACTGATGCCGCAACTCAAGGCCGCCTGGCAAGCCAGCTCAGCGCTGAGCTTCAAGTTGTTCCAGGTCGAGTTCCTGACCACCTTGGCGGGCGATGCGATGATCACCCTGTGCTACCACCGTCCACTGGACGAGCATTGGGAAGCCGCTGCGCAGCAGTTGGCCAAAGACCTGGACGTGAGCATCATCGGTCGCTCCAAAGGCAAGCGTGTGGTGATCGGCCGCGACTATGCAGTGGAAGAACTGCAGATTGCCGGACGTACCTTCCGCTACCGCCAACCAGAAGGCGCCTTTACTCAGCCTAACGGTGCAGTGAACCAAAAGATGCTCAACTGGGCCTATGAGGCTCTGGGAGAGCGTCAGGACGACCTGCTGGAGCTCTACTGCGGTAACGGCAATTTCACTCTGCCGTTGGCTACTCGGGTACGCAAGGTGCTGGCCACCGAGATCAGCAAGACATCGGTCAACGCTGCCCTGCATAACCTCGATGACAACGCTGTGGATAACGTGCGCCTGGTGCGGCTGTCCGCCGAAGAGTTGACCGAAGCACTGAATGAAGTGCGCCCGTTCCGCCGACTGGAAGGGATTGACCTGAAGAGCTACCAGTTTGGCAGCGTCTTCGTCGACCCACCGCGTGCAGGCATGGATCCGGACACCTGCGAGCTGACCCGGCGTTTCGACAACATCCTGTACATCTCTTGCAACCCGGAAACGCTGGCGGCGAACATCGCCCAGTTGCACGATACGCATCGTATCGAGCGCTGCGCATTATTCGACCAGTTTCCGTATACCCACCATATGGAAAGTGGCGTGTTACTGGTTCGGCGTTGA
- a CDS encoding LysR family transcriptional regulator, whose product MDQFSAMQTFRRVVDHGSFSAAAVLTGQSHTVLSRQVKNLERQLGSQLLHRTTRRLQLTEAGTMFYRHCVQILDQMDAMTLELSEHQQQPSGTLRLSVSSAFGELELGHWLPGFVERYAQIRIELCCTDRFVDMLEENIDLCLRVTDHLPDSSLVARKLAPSEVILVAAPSYLRRLPNPINADNLGEHPLLSYNRLAQPQRLQLTEPSGSQREMVMPSRVSANSPMALRAAAIGGLGIASFDRFIVDDAVKDGRLVQLLPDCQQPSRTLYALYPHSRYLAPKVRALLDYVQAYYQRPRWGH is encoded by the coding sequence ATGGACCAATTCAGCGCCATGCAGACCTTTCGCCGTGTGGTTGACCACGGCAGTTTCAGCGCTGCAGCCGTCCTGACTGGCCAATCCCATACCGTGTTGTCACGTCAGGTCAAGAATCTCGAACGCCAACTAGGCAGCCAACTCCTCCACCGTACTACCCGGCGCCTGCAGTTGACTGAGGCAGGCACGATGTTCTACCGCCACTGCGTACAAATTCTTGACCAGATGGATGCCATGACCCTGGAGCTCTCCGAGCACCAGCAGCAACCTTCCGGTACCTTACGCCTGAGCGTCTCCAGTGCCTTTGGCGAGCTGGAACTGGGGCACTGGCTACCGGGCTTCGTTGAACGCTATGCGCAAATACGCATCGAGCTGTGTTGCACAGACCGATTCGTTGACATGCTCGAAGAGAACATCGATCTGTGCCTGCGGGTTACTGATCATCTGCCAGATTCGAGTTTGGTTGCACGAAAGCTGGCACCCAGCGAAGTCATTCTGGTCGCCGCCCCGTCCTACCTCAGGCGGTTACCTAACCCCATCAACGCCGATAATCTGGGTGAGCATCCGCTGCTGAGCTACAACCGCCTAGCGCAGCCACAGCGCCTGCAACTTACCGAGCCATCGGGCAGTCAACGTGAGATGGTGATGCCCAGCCGTGTCAGCGCCAACTCACCGATGGCCTTACGAGCCGCTGCCATCGGCGGGCTGGGCATCGCCAGCTTTGATCGTTTTATCGTCGATGATGCCGTGAAAGATGGGCGTCTGGTGCAGTTACTCCCAGACTGTCAGCAACCGTCACGTACGCTGTATGCGCTCTACCCTCACAGCCGCTACCTAGCACCGAAGGTTCGCGCGCTATTGGACTATGTTCAAGCCTACTATCAGCGGCCGCGCTGGGGCCATTAG